The following coding sequences lie in one Metopolophium dirhodum isolate CAU chromosome 5, ASM1992520v1, whole genome shotgun sequence genomic window:
- the LOC132945922 gene encoding wee1-like protein kinase produces the protein MDPGGGVNKMECDDDSFFVQKMRRLSFDADRAIPSLVIASAPSPPDSRRSFSPEIGVDSSTPFLKPRALHKVRLRGQSPLSDTSSESTRSNKFRLSVNPFTPTGIEILKNKHRKRLCTVKQNISFSSSEDHSSHDSNSSFSTPPDNKTSPSVDPSIRDLMNEGEVTNVSIYDLQTSRFNEEFRMDDFIATGAFGEVYKCTNLLDGITYAIKKTKKTIYKSQEYFIRKEVYAHSVIGRHPNIVSYFTAWHERGHIYIQTEFCNDGTLERMIHESDHVFCDSALRRLLCHVCKGLAHIHSKKLAHLDIKAANILICHTDGALWFAEDLDDDETVDKDIVYKIGDFGHTICVEDVRTIEDGDCRYLPKELLRDDYSQLQKADVFSTALTVYEAATKKDLPKNGPEWHRLRDGEFSLPQTPVFSTGLEKMLKKMVDLDPKNRPNASTVVNLLLDRGMAAVKQQQDEMEVWKLSSKFLAPCYSVETQTPSRTTIGQRRYENSKLYRTRKERIKRLVGRKMSRSCSTPNV, from the coding sequence CGCCTGAGATTGGTGTTGACTCTTCGACACCGTTCCTCAAACCACGGGCCCTGCACAAGGTGCGCCTCAGGGGCCAGTCACCATTGAGCGACACCAGCAGTGAATCTACGCGTTCTAACAAGTTTCGGTTGTCGGTCAATCCCTTCACACCAACTggcattgaaatattaaaaaacaaacatcgGAAAAGACTGTGCACTGTAAAACAGAACATAAGTTTCTCCAGTTCTGAAGATCATTCAAGTCATGACAGCAACAGTAGTTTTTCCACTCCGCCTGACAATAAAACGTCTCCTTCGGTCGATCCTTCCATCAGAGATCTTATGAATGAAGGCGAAGTGACCAATGTCAGTATTTATGATTTGCAGACTTCTCGTTTCAATGAAGAGTTCAGAATGGATGATTTTATTGCTACTGGTGCGTTTGGTGAGGTATACAAGTGTACAAATTTATTAGATGGAATCACATATGCTATCAAAAAGACCAAAAAGACAATTTACAAAAGCCAAGAATACTTTATTCGTAAAGAAGTTTATGCACACTCTGTAATTGGACGACATCCAAACATAGTCTCGTATTTCACAGCTTGGCATGAGAGAGgtcatatttatattcaaacagAGTTTTGTAACGATGGAACCCTAGAGCGTATGATTCATGAATCTGACCATGTGTTTTGTGATAGTGCTTTAAGGCGATTGCTATGTCATGTATGTAAAGGTTTAGCTCATATTCATTCTAAAAAGCTTGCACATTTAGACATTAAAGCTGCCAACATTTTAATATGCCATACTGATGGTGCATTGTGGTTTGCTGAAGATTTAGATGATGATGAAACAGTTGACAAagatattgtgtataaaattggAGACTTTGGACATACAATATGTGTTGAAGATGTTCGAACTATTGAAGATGGAGATTGTCGGTATTTACCCAAAGAACTATTACGTGATGATTATTCTCAGTTACAGAAAGCTGATGTATTTTCAACTGCGCTTACTGTGTATGAGGCAGCAACTAAAAAAGATTTACCTAAAAATGGACCAGAATGGCACCGATTAAGGGATGGTGAATTTTCATTGCCTCAAACTCCAGTTTTTAGTACTGGTCTTGagaaaatgcttaaaaaaatggTTGACTTGGATCCTAAAAATAGGCCGAATGCATCTACAGTGGTTAATCTTTTACTTGATAGAGGAATGGCTGCTGTAAAACAACAACAAGACGAAATGGAAGTATGGAAGTTGAGTTCTAAGTTCCTTGCACCTTGTTACTCTGTTGAAACACAAACACCATCAAGAACAACAATTGGGCAGAGAAGatatgaaaattcaaaactgtATCGAACAAGAAAAGAACGAATTAAACGATTGGTCGGTAGAAAAATGAGCAGATCATGTAGTACTCCTAATGTTTAA